Proteins found in one Littorina saxatilis isolate snail1 unplaced genomic scaffold, US_GU_Lsax_2.0 scaffold_1315, whole genome shotgun sequence genomic segment:
- the LOC138956215 gene encoding uncharacterized protein: MPVFSGKIEWEDEQEDGNLDDDQLYVSAAEVRKKRREQQQQQQQQQQQQFAIDGDAEANEWRNETIQRGLLNMPAEMRMGEQHEQAQEDDGNLSEDEEYHIYSNQQHVASQGTQTDDEDGNASD, from the exons ATGCCTGTGTTTTCAGGGAAAATTGAATGGGAGGATGAGCAAGAAGATGGGAACCTTGATGACGACCAGCTGTACGTGTCTGCAGCAGAAGTGAGAAAGAAAAGacgggaacaacaacaacaacaacaacaacaacaacaacaacaatttgccATTG ACGGAGACGCTGAAGCTAACGAGTGGCGAAATGAAACCATACAGAGGGGTCTACTGAACATGCCCGCTGAAATGAGAATGGGGGAACAACACGAACAGGCTCAGGAGGACG ATGGCAACCTGTCAGAGGATGAAGAATACCACATCTATTCTAATCAGCAACACGTAGCATCGCAAGGAACACAAACTG ATGACGAAGACGGTAACGCCTCTGATTGA